In a single window of the Allobranchiibius huperziae genome:
- a CDS encoding UDP-glucuronic acid decarboxylase family protein, protein MRAVVTGGAGFLGSHLCEALLADGAEVVAVDNLCTGRAANVEHLHATGRFTLLERDVSHGFEVDGPVDLVLHFASPASPIDYLRLPIETLLVGSHGTQHALELARDKSARFVLASTSEVYGDPLVHPQREDYWGHVNPVGPRGVYDEAKRFGEALTLAYRQTHGVDTGIVRIFNTFGPRMRPDDGRAIPNFVRQSLAGEPVTVSGDGLQTRSICYVDDLVAGILAMARSDHPGPINIGNPHEISMVDLANWVVKLAESDSPVVHIARPVDDPTVRRPDTSLAQEILHWSPKVPIEDALQLTIAWFRAHATTTPPLSAEATQEILAGPDHPTA, encoded by the coding sequence ATGCGGGCTGTCGTCACCGGTGGGGCCGGTTTCCTCGGATCTCACCTGTGTGAGGCGCTGTTGGCGGACGGCGCGGAGGTCGTCGCGGTCGACAACCTCTGCACCGGACGCGCGGCGAACGTCGAGCACCTGCACGCGACGGGGCGGTTCACCCTGCTGGAGCGTGACGTCAGCCATGGGTTCGAGGTCGACGGGCCGGTCGACCTGGTGCTGCATTTCGCCAGCCCGGCATCGCCGATCGACTACCTCCGGCTGCCGATCGAGACACTTCTCGTCGGATCGCACGGCACCCAGCACGCCCTCGAACTGGCCCGGGACAAGTCGGCCCGCTTCGTGCTCGCGTCGACCTCCGAGGTGTACGGCGACCCGCTGGTCCACCCCCAGCGCGAGGACTACTGGGGGCACGTCAACCCGGTCGGTCCGCGCGGCGTCTACGACGAGGCCAAGCGTTTCGGCGAGGCGCTCACCCTGGCCTACCGGCAGACCCATGGCGTCGACACCGGCATCGTGCGCATCTTCAACACCTTCGGTCCGCGGATGCGGCCCGACGACGGGCGCGCCATCCCCAACTTCGTGCGCCAGTCGCTGGCCGGCGAGCCGGTGACCGTCTCAGGCGACGGGTTGCAGACCCGGTCGATCTGCTACGTCGACGACCTCGTCGCGGGCATCCTGGCGATGGCCCGCAGCGATCACCCGGGGCCGATCAACATCGGCAACCCGCACGAGATCTCGATGGTCGATCTGGCCAACTGGGTCGTGAAGCTGGCCGAATCCGACTCCCCGGTCGTGCACATCGCGCGTCCGGTCGACGACCCCACGGTGCGCCGCCCGGACACGAGCCTGGCGCAGGAGATCCTGCACTGGTCGCCGAAGGTGCCCATCGAGGACGCGCTGCAACTGACGATCGCGTGGTTCCGCGCACACGCCACCACCACGCCACCGCTGTCGGCCGAGGCCACCCAGGAGATCCTGGCCGGGCCGGATCACCCGACCGCCTGA
- a CDS encoding porin PorA family protein — protein sequence MRKSAIVIGFGAFFLTLALLLQFYAFDKLTVIPADTNTQQVLSDNNAKFFDADTLSFQQGEVTTRQTVVADKKASDAEGKNSIVLDINQSTDNNNQAPPIDAFTSHFALNRHTGKVIDCCNDNMNGKPVQHQGYTVKFPFGAGKGSYPYWDNTLQKPMTMTYAGTDKIRGLTVYRYHGVVPQTTYTKQAIPGFVFGGAKDSPGVNADRAYANDRTIWVEPQTGAFIKVEEKEVVTLTDPANGKSVKGIDTDQVMNDATVKANVDEYKGKASQLKLLKLMPWVLGVLGLILLVVGIVLLLIGGRGDRAERADDTEVDNDNRRGARHAEGDGDDYARA from the coding sequence GTGCGGAAGTCCGCCATCGTCATCGGTTTCGGAGCGTTTTTCCTGACCTTGGCGCTGCTCTTGCAGTTCTATGCGTTCGACAAGTTGACCGTGATCCCGGCCGACACCAACACGCAGCAGGTCCTCTCCGACAACAACGCCAAGTTCTTCGACGCGGACACCCTGTCCTTCCAGCAGGGCGAGGTGACCACCCGGCAGACGGTCGTGGCCGACAAGAAGGCCTCCGACGCGGAGGGCAAGAACTCCATCGTGCTGGACATCAACCAGTCGACGGACAACAACAACCAGGCGCCCCCGATCGACGCGTTCACCTCGCACTTCGCGCTGAACCGGCACACCGGCAAGGTCATCGACTGCTGCAACGACAACATGAACGGCAAGCCGGTCCAGCACCAGGGCTACACGGTGAAGTTCCCGTTCGGCGCCGGCAAGGGCAGCTACCCCTACTGGGACAACACCCTGCAGAAGCCGATGACGATGACGTACGCCGGCACCGACAAGATCCGCGGCCTCACGGTCTACCGCTACCACGGCGTGGTGCCCCAGACGACGTACACCAAGCAGGCCATCCCCGGTTTCGTCTTCGGCGGTGCCAAGGACAGCCCCGGCGTGAACGCGGACCGTGCCTACGCCAACGACCGCACCATCTGGGTCGAGCCGCAGACCGGCGCCTTCATCAAGGTGGAGGAGAAGGAGGTCGTGACGCTCACCGACCCCGCCAACGGCAAGTCGGTCAAGGGCATCGACACCGACCAGGTCATGAACGACGCCACGGTCAAGGCGAACGTCGATGAGTACAAGGGCAAGGCCAGCCAGCTGAAGCTGCTGAAGCTCATGCCGTGGGTCCTCGGCGTCCTCGGTCTCATCCTGCTGGTCGTCGGCATCGTGCTGCTGCTGATCGGCGGCCGCGGTGACCGGGCGGAACGCGCGGACGACACGGAGGTCGACAACGACAACCGTCGCGGCGCTCGGCACGCCGAGGGCGACGGCGACGACTACGCGAGGGCCTGA
- a CDS encoding D-sedoheptulose-7-phosphate isomerase: MERPALMDVSHPLHEASEGDVRAAVHRRLGEGADAWAALAVALREPTLEGEVQAAGTALVQALVAGGTLLVAGNGGSAAIASHVAAEFIGKCIHDREPLPAVNLAESLSSVTAVGNDYGFDQIFRRGVAALGRRGDVLLAMSTSGTSPNVLQALLLARERGLLTVALTGAKGEGLRGAADHVLVVPSADTPRIQEVHMLWTHAWCEAVDVLANPESAH; the protein is encoded by the coding sequence ATGGAGAGGCCAGCACTGATGGACGTGTCTCATCCCCTGCACGAGGCGAGCGAGGGCGACGTGCGCGCGGCGGTGCACCGCCGTCTCGGCGAGGGTGCCGACGCCTGGGCGGCGCTGGCCGTCGCTCTGCGGGAGCCGACGCTGGAGGGCGAGGTGCAGGCGGCGGGCACGGCGCTCGTGCAGGCCCTCGTCGCCGGAGGCACGCTGCTCGTGGCCGGCAACGGCGGCAGCGCCGCGATCGCCAGCCACGTCGCCGCAGAGTTCATCGGCAAGTGCATCCACGACCGTGAACCCCTGCCGGCGGTGAACCTCGCCGAATCGTTGTCGTCGGTCACCGCCGTCGGCAACGACTACGGCTTCGACCAGATCTTCCGCCGCGGCGTCGCGGCCCTGGGTCGGCGCGGTGACGTGCTGCTCGCGATGAGCACCAGTGGCACCAGCCCGAACGTGCTGCAGGCGCTGCTCCTGGCGCGCGAGCGCGGCCTGCTCACGGTAGCCCTGACCGGCGCCAAGGGGGAGGGCCTGCGCGGCGCGGCGGACCACGTGCTCGTCGTACCGTCCGCGGACACCCCGCGCATCCAGGAGGTGCACATGCTGTGGACCCACGCTTGGTGCGAGGCGGTCGACGTGCTCGCGAATCCCGAGTCGGCACACTGA
- a CDS encoding GHMP kinase — MTVEGIVPTDPSVLDATRPVLRARAPLRISFAGGGTDVSPFPEREGGAVLSATISSFAYATLRPRRDGRITVQSLDFGTSIGFDVDDPVEFDGELDLPKAAIARIRDMGGAMPTGGFDLFLHTQAPPGSGLGSSSAVMVAVIDLVAQHCGVDLTPYEIAELAYRLEREDLAIPGGSQDQYAASFGGFNYIEFRPDQVIVNPLRVRDATVHELEHNMLLAFTGRTRVSDHIIADQRSRYETGNADALEGLRAQKELAELMKVALVRGEVDHFGRLLGQAWAEKRKMSSRISTPLIDDAVTAALGCGALGGKVTGAGGGGHLIFVCEFERKHVVADTLLEMGLTLSEITFSKDGVTTWRGQH, encoded by the coding sequence CGGACGTCTCGCCGTTCCCCGAGCGCGAGGGCGGCGCCGTCCTGTCCGCGACGATCTCCAGCTTCGCGTACGCAACGCTGCGACCGCGCCGGGACGGCCGGATCACCGTGCAGTCGCTGGACTTCGGCACCTCGATCGGCTTCGACGTCGACGACCCTGTGGAGTTCGACGGCGAGCTGGACCTGCCCAAGGCCGCGATCGCCCGCATCCGCGACATGGGCGGCGCGATGCCCACCGGCGGTTTCGACCTCTTCCTGCACACCCAGGCGCCCCCCGGGTCCGGCCTCGGATCCTCCAGCGCCGTCATGGTCGCCGTCATCGACCTGGTCGCCCAGCACTGCGGTGTCGACCTCACGCCGTACGAGATCGCCGAGCTGGCCTACCGCCTCGAGCGCGAGGACCTCGCCATCCCGGGCGGATCGCAGGACCAGTACGCCGCGTCGTTCGGCGGGTTCAACTACATCGAGTTCCGGCCCGACCAGGTGATCGTCAACCCGTTGCGGGTGCGGGACGCCACGGTGCACGAGCTGGAGCACAACATGCTGCTGGCGTTCACCGGGCGCACCCGGGTCAGCGACCACATCATCGCCGACCAGCGCAGCCGCTACGAGACGGGCAACGCGGACGCGCTCGAGGGCCTGCGGGCACAGAAGGAGCTGGCGGAGCTGATGAAGGTCGCGCTCGTGCGCGGCGAGGTCGACCATTTCGGGCGGCTGCTCGGCCAGGCCTGGGCCGAGAAGCGCAAGATGTCGTCGCGGATCAGCACCCCGCTCATCGACGACGCGGTCACGGCCGCACTGGGGTGCGGGGCGCTCGGCGGCAAGGTCACCGGCGCCGGCGGCGGCGGCCACCTCATCTTCGTCTGCGAGTTCGAGCGCAAGCACGTCGTCGCGGACACCCTCCTCGAGATGGGCCTGACACTCTCGGAGATCACCTTCAGCAAGGACGGCGTGACCACATGGAGAGGCCAGCACTGA